TTCTGCACATCTCCCAATCATTTAAATTCCTCCTGAAGTGCAAATTCCACCCCTGATCATTCCATAATTCGGCTACAGTTGCTTGTTGCATTTGACATAGGTCGTAGAGGTCAGGAAACCTTTGGCTTAATGGGACCTGACCACACCATTTGTCCATCCAGAACGCCACCTTTCTGCCATTTCCCACCTTACAATATGATCTTTCTAGCACCAAATCCCATAGATCACTGATAGATCTCCATACACTAGACCCATAAGGAGAGGTCACCTTTGTTGTCATCCACTTATCCCTCATTCCATATTTTGCAGCAATCACTTCCTTCCACAATGAGTTCTCAGCAGATGCAAACTTCCATAACCACTTCATCATAAGGCTTTGGTTCTGAAACTTCATGTTCTGATGCCCACACCCCCTATCTTCTTGCTTATGTTCATTTCTTCCCATTTGACAAGATGATACTTCCTTTTATCTTCATTTCCTTGCCAAAAGAAAGTTCTTCTGAGTACCTCTATTCTGTCGATTACACCAGCTGGTGCTGGGAAAACAGACATCATGTAAGTTGGTAAGGCATCCAGCACACTGTTGATCATAGTAAGTCTTCCCCCTCGGGATAAGTATTGACTTTTCCAGTTTGCTAATTTTCTCTCACACTTCTCTATCAATCCACTCCAAATGCTTATTGACTTACTTTTTGCACTTAATGGCATGCCCAAGTAGATGGTGGGTAGCTCCCCTATTTGCCCCCCTAGCGTATTGGCTAGCTCCTCAATTTGCACCACTTCATTGATTGGATAGATGTAGCTTTTCCCCCAGTTTATATGAAGGCCTGACACAGcttcaaaaataatgaaaatggtCCTCAAAATCAGAAAATGGTTCCTCACTGCTTCACAAAAAACTAAGGTATCATCTGCATACTGTAGGTGAGTGATTTCTAGGTTGTTACTTGCCCTGTTTTGCACTTGGAACCCTCTGATCCAGTCTTTGGCTTTTGCTGTGTTAATCAGGCTACTCATCCCCTCCATTGCTAGAATGAACAAGAAAGGTGAAAGCGGATCTCCCTGCCTCAACCCCCTTTGAGAAGAGAAAAAACCAGTAGGGCTTCTATTGATCAGAACTGAAAATTTGACTGTACCTATACAATATTTGATCCATCTGATCCATTTAGATCCAAAACCCATCTTCTGTAACATGTTCACTAGATAATTCCAATTCACATGGTCATATACTTgtcattcatgttcataattattagttttggactaaacatatatatatttgtattttgttcTCCCTTTGTGCCTTTTTTAATTAAAGCCCACACTTTATTGGCACTTAAAGCCCCCACGGACCTTAGAGCTTTGTTGTGCTtttcgcctttgataacactagATGCATTTAGGGAGACTAAGATGGTTTGGGCATGTAAAGAAAATGAATAGATCCCCGATGAGGACGTGTGAAAGGTTGGCAGTGATAAATCTAAGAAGAGGTAGAGGAAGACCAAGGAAGAAATGGGGAGAAGTGATTATACATGACATGGAACATCTTCGGCTTACCGAGAGTGACCCTAGATAGGAAAGCATGGAGGTCAAGGATAAGGGTAGAGGATTAGTAGGTAATCGCGGTAATTTCTGTGTTTCCTGTGGGAGAGCATGCTTCTAGCTATGGGCGGATtgggttgaaattgaagatattaaaatgggttgatatagaaattgggttgggtcttgactcgcccaagtttactttgggtTCAAATGGGTTAAAAATCGGGTTGGGTCATGGCCCGCCTAATTTGAcccgcttaatctcaataattataacatattgttatttaacttttataccccaatttgaaatttaactcaagaattttttcttaaaaaaagttacaaatggatagataaatcctaaaagatataaaatagatagtaattcatacattcaatataagaacatacattacatcaatgcaaataaaaagtcttaaagcgggttgaaattggagattaattgggctcaattgaggattctcttaaaatgggtttAGGCATGAATGGGTTGAGAcagaacccaattcaaattatcttgagcccaacccTTACGATTTTGGGTGGGTTACCTTTACTTGGGCtcatttttgacacccctactTCTAGCTTAGAGCAACTTGTTATTCCCTCTTCTACTTATCAgtatcattatattttttttgatttgttttgaTTATATTATCAGTATCATTATATTAGTATATTATTATCTTATTCTCCAATGATACTACTATTATTGTTTCTTTTACTTTGATTATCTTtactatttttactatttttgttgtCAATACTTTCTATAGTATTATCATCATAGTTTTTACTCTTGTATTTGTCCCGaaaaaaatttttgaaaacGGTTTTCTTGAGCTGATTATCGAAAACATTCTCTCTAACTCACTCATTGGTGAAATGAACTCACTCTGACAATCAGACCCACTGAGTTGGAAATTAACTTCCAAGTGTTGGACACAGACACCTCCTACAACATGTTCTTAGGAAAACCCTGAATTCACATGGAAAGAGTTGTCTTTTCACTGTTCTGGGGAGAGCCAGATGTTGCTCATTTACTCTATGggtttcaattttttctatgtTCTTATCATCACTAAGAGGATGTTGTTGGTGTTGGGGGGCTGGGCTAAAACTTCTTATGTTTGGCTagcaaagtaaaagaaaaagagtgGAAAGAACAATTATGAGGGAGCGAGATGAGTCGcgaattaattcaaaactagttgcaaaaattaaatgaaaagaacaaaaatggaCAAAGATAGAAGCTCGGATTTGCGAGAGACTAATAAATGATATACTTCAAGTGATAGGCCAGACGACGACACGAATAATATATTGTAGTGACCGAGGTCACAGTTACACGTCTTGGATAAGGACATGTCAATAGAACAGCAAGGTCATGGTTACGCGACTTGACCCCAACACTTTCATAAAAGAAGTATCATGGTTTAATAAGACGAGTAGGCTCAAGATTAGGGTGTGATACACAGGACTAGGTCATGGTAATGTGCCTTGACCGGTTTATGTCGAAGCTAAGGTCGTGGTTACGCACCTTAGTTAAGACTAATCAAAGTTCAAACAATATCAATTGAATCATAGGCATAACCAAATAAACACAATTTTATCCAACATGAACTAATTTACACCAAATATAAGTCAACAAAGCGACCATGCTAGAACCACAGGACTAGAGggtgcctaataccttcccccgGTTGTCAGAATTCCTTACCCGGTCTTCTTGTTTTCACGGACCAATAACTAAGGAGTCATACCATCCTTTTTTATTAAGGATTCAAATAAAAGGTGATTTGGAACACCAAACTCAATTCTAAGTGGTAACCCccattaaataaataatctctTTTACAAGCGTCacttcaaaaaacaaaaaaaaaattaaacctttAATGGAGTTAAAAAGGGGCATGACAATGAGGATTAGGAATCAGAGACTTAAGAATATTTGCCAGGGCCTCTTTGGAAATGGATGTAGAGTTTTGACATAGAAAATCAAATGACTGGATATCCTTGGCGTTGCAAAGACCCTTATCTCCCTCAGGCTGGAAAGAATGGACCCTAACCACGGTAATGACAATTCATAGTGCTCTTAGAAGGTTTCATCTGATCACATATACTTTTATGGACAATATGATCCAGTGAAGAAGAATTATAGAAGACAAATATGAGATCCAAGGAGGTGGACGGTCAATCACATTACTATGACGTATGTGGAGGTCTCTGGAGGGACGTTATAGACATGGGATTAAACAAGGACATCATTTCACAATAGGCAATGATGATAGAATCAAAATCTAAAGACAGAGGAGCAGTGATGATCCTTCTTTTCCTGCCATTTGCAGCATTCTGTCTGTTAAGACAGTCCAATATTTAAATACTATTGATCCTTTTTTGGtagtcaaaaaatatatatttaatattgatTTCATCAGGGAATTTGATGTAAGGATTTGATTGGACTTTGTAATACACCAACCAAATTGTATACATTCATAATTACAGTAAAATCTTGAGGAAATAATCTAGCTCCTGAGTTGAATACTCCCTTTTTATACTAGTTGGACACAGGGTTTTCCCACTTAGCTACTGTATAAAAGTTGATCCTCAAACCAAAAGGAGAAAGGTAAATGCAATCTCACCCTACATCTCGTTCCTCCTCCAGTCCGCTTTATGGTTAAGAGCGGCATATTGAAATGGCTTTGTGAGTGGATCTCCTTTTTTTATCAGTGTGAGAGGAATCATTTTTTAcatatcatataataaaaatGGTGACACCAGAAAGTAATGGTACAGTACCAGGTTGCCTAATATCCCAACCCTTTTACTAGTCCAACTTCCAGTCAAGAATGTTAGATAagactccctccgtttcaatttgtttgtcctactttcctttttattccatttcaaaaagaatgcctctttccctttttggcaAATTTTTAATTACAACTTTCCACATGCGTtttttaagaccacaagattaaagaacattttggtacattctacatatcttaaatttaagaccacaagattcaaaagtcctTTTACTTTCTTAAAGACTTAAACTCCATGCCAAATCAAAACTAGACAAACACATTGAAATGGAGGAAGAGTATATATAAGGTGTCCATTCTTTATTGAATTCGAGAACCAGGTTCAATCCATTTTCTAATTCGTTCAGTCAATTTAATGATCAAACACTGAAGCAGCAAACTAAGTGCAAACCTTAGAGACAAGCCGAATAGATCTTCTGGGAAGATTTTGTAGACGCGTTGCACTTCTCAAAATTCTCCCATCATTACAATGATGAACATTATCCGATTCACCGTCatgcctctttctcttcttccctCCATGGGATAATTGCTCCGTCTGCTTCTTCAAAAGCTCTCTGCAAGTGTACAAGTCCAGAAAACAAATTTTCATCCTTGTGTCGTCAGATTCTATAATTCACAGCATCTTAATTCAGGAAGATAGATTACTTAGAAGTTTCTGTTCTGTCGGCATGGTCGGCCCTTGCCTGTAAAATGAAAGACATCATGATATTAACTTGTTTCAGATTTTCatgaaagaaacaaaatatataaattataatgagACAATCACGAAAACAAATTTCTACATGCTTAGTGATCATCTCTTATTACATGCAAAGAAAAAGaggataaatataaaaagtaggCAAACTGAGAAATGGAAGAGCTGTAAAATATGTAACTTCCACTTAATCGAGCCAATACTGCTCGAAAATAACGGTCacacaaacatcaaaatagaactaatTCAAATTTGATCAAAACCAATAAACCTACATTCACTCCCAAATCCCAATTATCTAATTCCTTTCCATCCAAGGCACCACTGCTGCAACAGCAGTGTGATATACTGTCACTGTAACAAACCACAACTGCAGCCACCATATCCACCTCCAGCGTCACAGCCACCTCTGTGGCCACCACCGTTTCACCTTTGTGTCTCTCACCTCTAGACCTCCACCGCCCAAATGGCGTCCCTCACCAGTACCACCACCACTGGTTCCGCACAACTGATATACGATCAATGTTTGGGCTGTTCATCCTCGTGATCACGTCCCTCACAGCTTGCGCAGTCCTGAAGGTAATACAGCCAAAACCCATAGATCTACCGGTATGGTGGTCATCAGTGATCCTTGATTAGAGCATTTCATTAATCTGAGCAAAAGTCTTCGCAATGGTTTGACTAGTGGTAGCCCATGCGAGCCCACAGACACCTGTACTAGGGTGGGGTTGGGGAAGGGGGCGAGGGAGCAGAAAAAGGAGGAGAAATCCAAATAGAGTAAGGAGAACTGCTTAGAACGCACAAACTATTCTaatatttaatatcattttCACAAATTACCAGACCAGTAATATGCTTATCAAAGTGGATATTACCCTACTAATGAATGTCATGTCACAAGCTAAGAAACATCtccacaaaaacaaaaagaagaactaGCCTTGAATAAAGCTGGTACACTCAGATTTCTAACATGTTGACAATACACATACGTGTAACGAGGAAACTATATAAAACATAAGAATATCATTTACATAATCTTCAAAAGTTAAAGTTTAATCATTCATAGAGTCGAAACTATATTGCAGACTGGTTGGTCATCCCACTACTTAAAAAATATAGACAAGGAATGACAGCTACATAGAATCACATTTGCAAAGCTATAACCTAGATAAGCTACAATAGCAAAATGCACCAAATTATGCTAAGAATATATTACCCCACCAGCAGCAGATGAAGGAGTGTCGTCCAGGAAAATGCCACAGGTATCCTCAGTAGAATGGGGTAGACTTCTGAGGCTCTCTGCTGCATCAATCAAATGTCTAAGGCAATCTTTTCCAGAAGAAGaatatgatgaatgttgatgatgacTGCCGATATCTGTAGCCTCTATCTCAGTAAAATCAGTTTCTGAAGAGATATGAGATAGCACTATAAGCTTCTCTGGGACACAACTTCTCTGCCTTTCAGAATTGAGACAACTTACATCTAGCCTCGTATtctgattttcatttttattatgttttagcTCTGGCACATCTGCAGGGGAACTGATAGGTACTTTCTCCAACGATGCATGAAAAGATTTACATAGCCTAGCATCTAAGACCTCTGTAGTGTTTTCTGGGTTATAAGCCTCAACATTGACAGTTCTATTAATAGCCACTGATTTCTTTGAAGCTTGAAAGGTATTCAGACCCACACATGCTATCTCTTCCTCTCCCATAAAAGTATTTACATCAGTGATATTCATTTTCTGTACACCACAAATGGTTCTAAATGAAGATGGACTTCCCTTTTTTCCTTCTGAATGTGTTAAAGTTTCTACAGAACCATCACATGATTTTGTCGTTGCTGAAAATCCCAAAGACGCATCGTTTGTATTTTCTGTATGACATACAACATCAACAGTGCCACATAAACTTGCGGAAGAAACAGTTTGTGCATGGCTGCTGTTAAATCTATTGTCTGAATCTGTTTTCCAGAGAAATGAACTTGTCATTGGTCTGTTATTTCCTAGGTATTGAATCTCCTGACAGAAACTTTGAAATTTGTGATTCTGCAGATTGTGACATACACACACCTTcttttccaatcttttaaaagtGTCTGTTGGGCATGAATTCAAGTCAACATAAAGGTTGATTCCATCTTCTGATGAGACAGAAAACTCAAAAGAAGGTACATGCATCAACTTAGCATCAGAAGTAAATGCATTCTTGGAAAAACTTGTTTGTGGACTGTCAAGTCCTTGATTGAAACCTTTCTCATCACTCTGAGCGATGAATCTTGAAAACAATATCTCTCCGGTTGCGCTCTTCACACCAGAAGAATTTAGAATGTTGTACTCTTTGCCTTTAGAAGTCTCTGTATCTGCTATCTGCATCAAGAAAAACTTGTATTTCAGAGATCAACCCAGGGCATCTAAGCACTTGATGTAATAACATACAAACCTTATCAAGTAATTTGAAGATGATCCTGCCACgatacaaattcataatgaacTCATCATCATGTATCATATGTTCAATAACTAGTTTCACATTCACTCGTCACAAAAGTAAGATTGTCTATCATCAACCTAAAGCCAACATTTACCTTGAAGTAATTGACCAGGGAATTCACGAGATTGGGTTTTGTCTTATGAGGAGACAAACCATACTTCTTGCACAGTTCTTGAAGTTTTTTCTTGCGTAGGCTGTAAATGGAATTTCCATTGTCCTTTGTCTTCATCTCTTTAAAGGAAAAACTCTCTGCTCCCTGCATCAAGACAAACTGATACTTCAGTGATCAATCCAGGCCATCTAAGAAGGTCGTGTCACAACCAAGAAACTTAAATCTTACATTTTCTAGATGATAGTATCAATAATACAATTCACAATGAATTCAGTTTCATGAATGAGATATTCAATCTCACCCAAATATTCACTTTTATTCaccaaaaaataatgttttcttTAGCATCTACCTTGACGTAAGTGATCAAAGAATTTACAAGATTAGGCTTTGTCTTATAAGGAGATAAACCGTGTTTCCTGCACAAATCTTGAAGCTCTTTCTTAGGTAGCCTGTTTATGGAATTTCCATTGTCCTTTGTCTTCATCTCTTGAAATAAACGCTCATCTGCTCCCTGCAGCAAGATGAACTTGTATTTGAGTGGTCAATCCAAGTTGGCTAAGCAGGTTACAAACAATCAAGAAACTTGAATAAGGCATTTTCAAGATGATCACATCAAGAATACACTTTCCTGATGAATTCATTCTCATTTATCAGATATTTAATCTCACCAAAATATTCACTTTTATTCACTACAAAAATAAGATTGTTTACGACATTTACCTTGATGTAAGGGACCAAAGAACTCACAAGATTGGGTTTTGTCTTATAAGGAGATAACCCGTGTTTCCTGCACAAATCTTGAAGCCCTTTCTTAGGTAGCCTGTTTATGGAATTTCCATTGTCCTTTGTCTTCATCTCTTTAAATAAAAGCTCATCTGCTCCCTGCAGCAAGATGAACTTGTATTTGAGTGGTCAATCCAAGTTGGCTAAGCAGGTTACAAACAATCAAGAAACTTGAATAAGGCATTTTTTCAAGATGATGACATCAAGAATACACTTTCCTGATGAATTCATTCTCATTTATCAGATATTTAATCTCACCAAAATATTCACTTTTGTTCACTACAAAAATAAGATTGTTTACGACATTTACCTTGATGTAAGGGACCAAAGAACTCACAAGATTGGGTTTTGTCTTATAAGGAGATAACCCATGTTTCCTGCACAAATCTTGAAGCTCTTTCTTAGGTAGCCTGTTTATGGAATTTCCATTGTCCTTTGTCTTCATCTCTTTAAATAAAAGCTCATCTGCTCCCTGTAGCAAGATGAACTTGTATTTGAGTGGTCAATCCAAGCTGGCTAAGCAGGTTACAAACAATCAAGAAACTTGAATAAGGCATTTTCAAGATGATCACATCAAGAATACACTTTCCTGATGAATTCATTCTCATTTATCAGATATTTAATCTCACCAAAATATTCACTTTTGTTCACTACAAAAATAAGATTGTTTACGACATTTACCTTGATGTAAGGGACCAAAGAACTCACAAGATTGGGTTTTGTCTTATAAGGAGATAACCCGTGTTTCTTGCACAAGTCCTGGAGTTTTTTCTTGGGTAGACCCGGTAGGCTGCAAATAACATTTCCATTGTCCTTCGTTTTCATTTCTctgaatgaaaatatataagcATCATGCAGTTGTCCATAGTTGCCTTTATGTTTCTTGAAATGAAAACTACAGATTAATAAAGTAAACATAATCTAGAAAACTAGAAGCTCTTTCTGCCATAGGTTGTGAAACAAATTCTCAAACTCTGTGAATCTGAGTATTCATTTCCCTTTAACTGGAAGAGTGATTAtctcacaaaaaataaatttcaagagATAAGGGAGATCCAGATGAAATATCAATGTATTTAAACCAAACAAAAAGAACAGTTTTTTACTTGATTTGAACATGCATAATGTGTAACACCTTTACAGCTATTGCATTTTAAGCATCCTCCTGGGAGTATGAATACAAGTGTTATTTGATTATATCTGGTATTTGAATGTATCACAGCATAAAGTAGACAAAGTTCATTCTATTAGTAAATTCCAACTTTAATGGTGATAATGTTACCAGTTCAGCATATAAAGCTCAGATGCTCAACTGCACAGAGTTCCCAAAGAAAATGGGCAGCTGGAAACTTTAACAAGTAATAGGGGGATTAACTCTTTTGGTACAATAACACGTGTTACGGGGATGATTTGGCATAAGATCTGCATAAGAATCTAGAAAGAGAAAGGTCCAATGCACTAAGTTTCTCTCAGATCTCCTTTTTCTCATGCAAATGTACCAACATCACATCCTTGGCAGAATTCGAAATATACTTCTAAGTGAAACTTCCTCAGATCCTTAAGCTTATCCTGTTATAAATCGCTCATTTAAGAGACTTACCAGGGTGAAAAATGAATCATATAACTCCAGTTGAATCTCTAAAACTCACAGTAAATGTGCCAATGTGACTACTtccatttaaggaaaatatagGAATAGCCAACACAGTTTATGGTTTCTTTTTAACAAGGACAAGCAAACACATCTAAAAGTAGCTAACAAATCGCTTCAGAGATCAACACAGCTTTTGTTACAGTTAGAAAATATTATGCTCCACTGAGGAAATAGAAGTTTCTAATTTTTTATCAATCTTCAATCCCGTTGAATAGCTGAGATCACAATATACACTCAAAACAAGTTACCAGTTTcttgtatacatatatatatatacacacacacacacactcaaaatcaaaaactaaGTCCAACAGCCTTTTTAAACTAGACATAAATTTTGACACTTTATTCACCCATTTTGTACTAGAGACCCCAAATAAAGTGAATGCTCAACATTTTAAAAATCCCTAAAGAACAAGAAGCGTCAAAACATACACAAGCTTTCTGCTCATTGCACTTTCACTTTCCTAACCTTCTCTCCTGGACTTTTCCGTGTCAAATGCAAACAGGTAGAGCACCCACTACATAATTTTAAA
The DNA window shown above is from Solanum stenotomum isolate F172 chromosome 6, ASM1918654v1, whole genome shotgun sequence and carries:
- the LOC125868029 gene encoding uncharacterized protein LOC125868029 isoform X6, with product MKTKDNGNVICSLPGLPKKKLQDLCKKHGLSPYKTKPNLVSSLVPYIKGADELLFKEMKTKDNGNSINRLPKKELQDLCRKHGLSPYKTKPNLVSSLVPYIKGADELLFKEMKTKDNGNSINRLPKKGLQDLCRKHGLSPYKTKPNLVSSLVPYIKGADERLFQEMKTKDNGNSINRLPKKELQDLCRKHGLSPYKTKPNLVNSLITYVKGAESFSFKEMKTKDNGNSIYSLRKKKLQELCKKYGLSPHKTKPNLVNSLVNYFKIADTETSKGKEYNILNSSGVKSATGEILFSRFIAQSDEKGFNQGLDSPQTSFSKNAFTSDAKLMHVPSFEFSVSSEDGINLYVDLNSCPTDTFKRLEKKVCVCHNLQNHKFQSFCQEIQYLGNNRPMTSSFLWKTDSDNRFNSSHAQTVSSASLCGTVDVVCHTENTNDASLGFSATTKSCDGSVETLTHSEGKKGSPSSFRTICGVQKMNITDVNTFMGEEEIACVGLNTFQASKKSVAINRTVNVEAYNPENTTEVLDARLCKSFHASLEKVPISSPADVPELKHNKNENQNTRLDVSCLNSERQRSCVPEKLIVLSHISSETDFTEIEATDIGSHHQHSSYSSSGKDCLRHLIDAAESLRSLPHSTEDTCGIFLDDTPSSAAGKGRPCRQNRNF